A single region of the Mustela lutreola isolate mMusLut2 chromosome 2, mMusLut2.pri, whole genome shotgun sequence genome encodes:
- the ETS2 gene encoding protein C-ets-2 codes for MNDFGIKNMDQVAPVSNSYRGTLKRQPAFDTFDGSLFAVFPSLSEEQTLQEVPTGLDSISHDSSNCELPLLTPCSKAVMSQALKATFSGFKKEQRRLGIPKNPWLWTEQQVCQWLLWATNEFSLVNVNFQRFGMNGQVLCNLGKERFLELAPDFVGDILWEHLEQMIKENQEKTEDQYEENSHLNSVPHWINSNSLGFGMEQAAYGVQTQNYPKGGLLDVCPSSSASSMLGSEQEFQMLPKSRLSTVSVNYCPISQDFASGNLNLLTGGSGKPRDHDSSENGTDSFESSDSLLQSWNSQSSLLDVQRVPSFESFEDDCSQSLCLNKPTMSFKDYIQERSDPVEQGKPVIPAAVLAGFTGSGPIQLWQFLLELLSDKSCQPFISWTGDGWEFKLADPDEVARRWGKRKNKPKMNYEKLSRGLRYYYDKNIIHKTSGKRYVYRFVCDLQNLLGFAPEELHAILGVQPDTED; via the exons atGAATGACTTTGGAATCAAGAACATGGACCAGGTAGCCCCTGTGTCTAACAGTTACAGAGGGACACTCAAG CGCCAACCAGCTTTCGACACCTTCGATGGGTCCCTGTTTGCCGTTTTCCCCTCGCTCAGTGAAGAGCAAACTCTCCAAGAGGTGCCCACAGGCTTGGATTCCATTTCTCATG ACTCTTCCAACTGTGAATTGCCTCTGTTAACTCCGTGCAGCAAGGCTGTCATGAGTCAGGCCTTAAAAGCTACCTTCAGTGGCTTCAAGAAGGAGCAGCGCCGCCTGGGCATCCCAAAGA ACCCCTGGCTGTGGACCGAGCAGCAAGTGTGCCAGTGGCTTCTCTGGGCCACCAATGAGTTCAGCCTGGTCAACGTCAATTTCCAGAGGTTCGGCATGAATGGCCAGGTGTTGTGCAACCTGGGCAAGGAGCGCTTTCTGGAGCTGGCTCCTGATTTCGTGGGCGACATTCTCTGGGAGCATCTGGAGCAGATGATCAAAG aaaaccaagaaaagacAGAAGATCAGTACGAAGAAAATTCACACCTCAACTCAGTCCCTCATTGGATTAATAGCAATTCACTAG GCTTCGGCATGGAGCAGGCAGCGTATGGCGTGCAGACCCAGAACTACCCCAAAGGTGGCCTCCTGGACGTGTGTCCATCCTCCTCAGCGTCCAGCATGCTCGGTTCCGAGCAGGAGTTTCAGATGCTCCCTAAGTCTCGACTCAGCACCGTCAGCGTCAACTACTGCCCCATCAGTCAGGACTTCGCGAGCGGCAACTTGAACCTGCTCACCGGCGGTTCCG GGAAGCCCCGGGACCACGACTCCTCCGAGAACGGCACGGACAGCTTCGAGAGCTCTGACTCCCTGCTGCAGTCCTGGAACAGCCAGTCATCGCTGCTTGACGTGCAGCGAGTGCCGTCCTTTGAGAGCTTCGAGGATGACTGCAGCCAGTCCCTGTGCCTCAATAAGCCGACCATGTCCTTCAAGGACTACATCCAGGAGAGGAGCGACCCAGTGGAGCAGGGCAAACCGGTTATACCCGCGGCAGTGCTGGCTGGCTTCACGG GAAGCGGACCTATTCAGCTGTGGCAGTTTCTCCTGGAATTGCTCTCGGACAAATCCTGCCAGCCATTCATCAGCTGGACTGGGGACGGCTGGGAGTTCAAGCTCGCCGACCCTGACGAG GTGGCCCGCCggtggggaaagaggaaaaacaagccCAAGATGAACTACGAGAAGCTGAGCCGGGGGCTGCGCTATTACTACGACAAGAACATCATCCACAAGACGTCG